One Buchnera aphidicola (Panaphis juglandis) DNA segment encodes these proteins:
- a CDS encoding TerC family protein: MSFLLNPETYLGLLTLIILEIVLGIDNLIFIAILSEKLPPNKRDKARVVGLGLSLTMRLILLSTISWIITLTHPIFNNKYFNLSGRDLILLSGGLFLLFKSTIELHEKLEGRTNHQQSNKNYSGFWVIIIQIVVLDVIFSLDSVITAVGMVNKLFIMMLAVIIATILMFLASKPLTKFINLHKTIVVLCLSFLLMIGLSLVSESFGIYIPKGYIYVSIGFSMLIECFNQVTLYNVNKNESLKPIRQRVTEIIFRLINKKNHIQPKKFLYKYNNNYDKNLKNITHETKENFHDDEKYMIKSILTLSARSIRSIMTPRKDISWINTKHSTQQIKIKLLDTPHSLFPVCRGELDNIIGIVRAKELLVYLDHYTGQIEKFASKNPPIIVLDTLDPINLITILRQSKGSFVIVANSFGVIQGLITPLDVLEAIAGEFPDVDETPEITIEKNSWLVKGNADLHTLGQVLQIPQLLCKNKNYSSLSGLLIDKYGKVPHPGDLIYIPPLVCKIIEVKNYHIDLIRIIKNNNNYYEHYKRTYKL, encoded by the coding sequence ATGTCATTTTTATTAAATCCAGAAACTTATCTTGGATTATTAACATTAATTATATTAGAAATTGTATTAGGTATTGATAATTTAATATTTATTGCAATTTTGTCTGAAAAACTCCCCCCAAATAAAAGAGATAAGGCGCGTGTTGTTGGATTAGGATTGTCTTTAACAATGCGATTAATTTTATTGTCTACGATATCTTGGATTATTACATTAACTCACCCTATTTTTAATAATAAATATTTTAATTTATCTGGTCGTGATTTAATATTATTGTCAGGAGGTTTATTTTTATTATTTAAATCTACTATTGAACTACATGAAAAACTAGAAGGAAGAACTAATCATCAACAAAGCAATAAAAATTATTCTGGTTTTTGGGTCATTATTATTCAAATTGTAGTTTTAGATGTAATTTTTTCACTAGATTCTGTTATTACTGCAGTAGGTATGGTAAATAAATTATTTATTATGATGCTTGCAGTAATAATTGCTACTATTTTAATGTTTTTAGCATCAAAGCCACTAACAAAGTTCATTAATTTACATAAAACTATTGTAGTTTTATGTCTAAGTTTTTTGTTAATGATTGGATTAAGTTTAGTATCAGAATCTTTCGGTATATATATACCTAAGGGATATATTTATGTATCAATAGGTTTTTCCATGTTAATTGAATGCTTTAATCAAGTAACATTGTACAATGTGAATAAAAATGAATCTTTAAAACCAATTCGACAGCGTGTGACTGAAATTATTTTTAGATTAATAAATAAAAAAAATCACATTCAACCAAAAAAATTTTTATACAAATACAATAATAATTACGATAAAAATCTTAAAAATATTACACATGAAACAAAAGAAAATTTTCATGATGATGAAAAATATATGATTAAAAGTATTTTAACACTATCCGCTCGTTCTATTCGTAGCATAATGACACCAAGAAAAGATATTTCATGGATTAATACAAAACATAGTACACAACAAATAAAAATTAAACTACTTGATACACCACATAGTTTATTTCCAGTATGCAGAGGAGAATTAGATAATATTATTGGAATTGTAAGAGCAAAAGAATTATTAGTATATTTAGATCATTACACTGGACAAATTGAAAAATTTGCTTCTAAAAACCCACCCATTATTGTATTAGATACACTAGATCCAATTAATTTAATTACAATATTAAGACAATCCAAAGGAAGTTTTGTAATTGTTGCTAATAGTTTTGGTGTAATTCAAGGGTTAATTACACCATTAGATGTTTTAGAAGCAATTGCAGGTGAATTTCCTGATGTTGATGAAACTCCAGAAATTACTATTGAGAAAAATAGTTGGTTAGTAAAAGGTAATGCTGATTTACATACTTTAGGACAAGTTTTACAAATACCTCAATTATTATGTAAAAATAAAAACTATTCTTCTTTATCTGGACTATTAATTGATAAATATGGTAAAGTTCCTCATCCAGGAGATTTAATTTATATTCCGCCTCTCGTATGTAAAATTATTGAAGTCAAAAATTATCATATTGATCTCATAAGAATTATTAAAAATAATAACAACTATTATGAACATTATAAAAGAACGTATAAATTATAG